The Triticum dicoccoides isolate Atlit2015 ecotype Zavitan chromosome 6A, WEW_v2.0, whole genome shotgun sequence genome has a window encoding:
- the LOC119317110 gene encoding UDP-N-acetylglucosamine transporter UGNT1-like isoform X1 translates to MAKNAGGVLLPVSAEPGKGDGEAALFKGSAMTRRGAVAALSYMSCSVLLVMFNKAALSSYKFPCANVITLLQMVCSTCLLYVLRRLKIISFTNSETSVPSDSLFFVPFRILLRTSPLSLSYLLYMLASMESVRGVNVPMYTTLRRTTVAFTMTMEYFLAKQKHTPPIIGSVALIVFGAFIAGARDLSFDARGYAIVFVANITTAVYLATINRIGKSSGLNSFGLMWCNGLVCGPAVLFLTYIQGDLKKTIEFPYLYSPGFQVVLLFSCVLAFLLNYTIFWNTILNSALTQSMCGNLKDFFTVGLGWVLFGGLPFDLLNVIGQGLGFVGSGMYAYCKIKGK, encoded by the exons ATGGCCAAGAACGCAGGAGGGGTGCTGCTGCCGGTGTCCGCCGAGCCGGGGAAGGGCGACGGCGAGGCCGCGCTCTTCAAGGGCTCCGCCATGACCCGCCGCGGCGCCGTCGCCGCGCTCTCCTACATGTCCTGCTCCG TTTTGCTGGTTATGTTTAACAAGGCGGCTCTATCTTCATATAAATTCCCTTGCGCGAACGTCATTACACTCCTTCAG ATGGTGTGCTCAACGTGCCTTCTCTATGTTCTGAGACGGTTAAAGATCATTTCTTTCACAAATAGTGAAACATCAGTACCCTCTGATTCACTATTCTTTGTGCCGTTCAGAATACTGCTGCGCACTTCACCGCTTTCGCTGTCTTATTTGCTCTACATG CTAGCTTCAATGGAATCTGTGCGTGGAGTAAATGTTCCTATGTATACAACTCTAAGGCGCACAACAGTAGCATTTACAATGACAATGGAGTATTTCTTGGCAAAGCAGAAACACACCCCACCTATAATTGGCAG TGTCGCTTTGATTGTATTCGGAGCATTTATAGCTGGGGCTCGAGACTTATCATTTGATGCTCGTGGGTATGCCATTGTCTTCGTCGCCAATATAACTACAGCTGTTTATCTTGCAACTATAAATCGTATTG GAAAATCTAGTGGGCTGAATAGCTTTGGCCTGATGTGGTGCAATG GACTTGTTTGTGGACCTGCAGTACTGTTCTTGACATATATTCAGGGCGACctcaagaaaactattgaatttccCTATCTTTATTCCCCTGGTTTTCAG GTGGTGCTGCTATTTTCATGTGTACTAGCATTTCTATTGAACTACACCATCTTCTGGAATACAATCCTGAATTCTGCACTTACACAGTCAATGTGTGGCAATTTGAAG GATTTCTTCACTGTTGGACTTGGCTGGGTACTCTTCGGCGGGCTTCCTTTTGATCTG CTTAATGTCATCGGCCAAGGGCTTGGCTTCGTTGGCTCAGGCATGTATGCCTACTGCAAGATCAAAGGAAAATAG
- the LOC119317110 gene encoding UDP-N-acetylglucosamine transporter UGNT1-like isoform X2 produces MESVRGVNVPMYTTLRRTTVAFTMTMEYFLAKQKHTPPIIGSVALIVFGAFIAGARDLSFDARGYAIVFVANITTAVYLATINRIGKSSGLNSFGLMWCNGLVCGPAVLFLTYIQGDLKKTIEFPYLYSPGFQVVLLFSCVLAFLLNYTIFWNTILNSALTQSMCGNLKDFFTVGLGWVLFGGLPFDLLNVIGQGLGFVGSGMYAYCKIKGK; encoded by the exons ATGGAATCTGTGCGTGGAGTAAATGTTCCTATGTATACAACTCTAAGGCGCACAACAGTAGCATTTACAATGACAATGGAGTATTTCTTGGCAAAGCAGAAACACACCCCACCTATAATTGGCAG TGTCGCTTTGATTGTATTCGGAGCATTTATAGCTGGGGCTCGAGACTTATCATTTGATGCTCGTGGGTATGCCATTGTCTTCGTCGCCAATATAACTACAGCTGTTTATCTTGCAACTATAAATCGTATTG GAAAATCTAGTGGGCTGAATAGCTTTGGCCTGATGTGGTGCAATG GACTTGTTTGTGGACCTGCAGTACTGTTCTTGACATATATTCAGGGCGACctcaagaaaactattgaatttccCTATCTTTATTCCCCTGGTTTTCAG GTGGTGCTGCTATTTTCATGTGTACTAGCATTTCTATTGAACTACACCATCTTCTGGAATACAATCCTGAATTCTGCACTTACACAGTCAATGTGTGGCAATTTGAAG GATTTCTTCACTGTTGGACTTGGCTGGGTACTCTTCGGCGGGCTTCCTTTTGATCTG CTTAATGTCATCGGCCAAGGGCTTGGCTTCGTTGGCTCAGGCATGTATGCCTACTGCAAGATCAAAGGAAAATAG